One part of the Homo sapiens chromosome 19, GRCh38.p14 Primary Assembly genome encodes these proteins:
- the TMEM161A gene encoding transmembrane protein 161A isoform X1: MHRLAPHCSFARWLLCNGSLFRYKHPSEEELRALAGKPRPRGRKERWANGLSEEKPLSVPRDAPFQLETCPLTTVDALVLRFFLEYQWFVDFAVYSGGVYLFTEAYYYMLGPAKETNIAVFWCLLTVTFSIKMFLTVTRLYFSAEEGGERSVCLTFAFLFLLLAMLVQVVREETLELGLEPGLASMTQNLEPLLKKQGWDWALPVAKLAIRVGLAVVGSVLGAFLTFPGLRLAQTHRDALTMSEDRPMLQFLLHTSFLSPLFILWLWTKPIARDFLHQPPFGETRFSLLSDSAFDSGRLWLLVVLCLLRLAVTRPHLQAYLCLAKARVEQLRREAGRIEAREIQQRVVRVYCYVTVVSLQYLTPLILTLNCTLLLKTLGGYSWGLGPAPLLSPDPSSASAAPIGSGEDEVQQTAARIAGALGGLLTPLFLRGVLAYLIWWTAACQLLASLFGLYFHQHLAGS; the protein is encoded by the exons ATGCACAGGCTGGCGCCACACTGCTCCTTCGCGCGCTGGCTGCTCTGTAACGGCAG TTTGTTCCGATACAAGCACCCGTCTGAGGAGGAGCTTCGGGCCCTGGCGGGGAAGCCGAGGCCCAGAGGCAGGAAAGAGCG GTGGGCCAATGGCCTTAGTGAGGAGAAGCCACTGTCTGTGCCCCGAGATGCCCCGTTCCAGCTGGAGACCTGCCCCCTCACGACCGTGGATGCCCTGG TCCTGCGCTTCTTCCTGGAGTACCAGTGGTTTGTGGACTTTGCTGTGTACTCGGGCGGCGTGTACCTCTTCACAGAGGCCTACTACTACATGCTGGGACCAGCCAAGGAGACTAACATTGCTGTGTTCTGGTGCCTGCTCACGGTGACCTTCTCCAT CAAGATGTTCCTGACAGTGACACGGCTGTACTTCAGCGCCGAGGAGGGGGGTGAGCGCTCTGTCTGCCTCACCTTTGCcttcctcttcctgctgctgGCCATGCTGGTGCAAGTGGTGCGGGAGGAGACCCTCGAGCTGGGCCTGGAGCCTG GTCTGGCCAGCATGACCCAGAACTTAGAGCCACTTCTGAAGAAGCAGGGCTGGGACTGGGC GCTTCCTGTGGCCAAGCTGGCTATCCGCGTGGGACTGGCAGTGGTGGGCTCTGTGCTGGGTGCCTTCCTCACCTTCCCAGGCCTGCGGCTGGCCCAGACCCACCGGGACGCACTGACCATGTCGGAGGACAGACCCATGCTGCA GTTCCTCCTGCACACCAGCTTCCTGTCTCCCCTGTTCATCCTGTGGCTCTGGACAAAGCCCATTGCACGGGACTTCCTGCACCAGCCGCCGTTTGGGGAGACGCGTTTCTCCCT GCTGTCCGATTCTGCCTTCGACTCTGGGCGCCTCTGGTTGCTGGTGGTGCTGTGCCTGCTGCGGCTGGCGGTGACCCGGCCCCACCTGCAGGCCTacctgtgcctggccaaggcccGGGTGGAGCAGCTGCGAAGGGAGGCTGGCCGCATCGAAGCCCGTGAAATCCAGCAGAGG GTGGTCCGAGTCTACTGCTATGTGACCGTGGTGAGCTTGCAGTACCTGACGCCGCTCATCCTCACCCTCAACTGCACACTTCTGCTCAAGACGCTGG GAGGCTATTCCTGGGGCCTGGGCCCAGCTCCTCTACTATCCCCCGACCCATCCTCAGCCAGCGCTGCCCCCATCGGCTCTGGGGAGGACGAAGTCCAGCAGACTGCAGCGCGGATTGCCGGGGCTCTGGGTGGCCTGCTTACTCCCCTCTTCCTCCGTGGCGTCCTGGCCTACCTCATCTGGTGGACGGCTGCCTGCCAGCTGCTCGCCAGCCTTTTCGGCCTCTACTTCCACCAGCACTTGGCAGGCTCCTAG
- the TMEM161A gene encoding transmembrane protein 161A isoform 3 (isoform 3 is encoded by transcript variant 3) produces the protein MAVLGVQLVVTLLTATLMHRLAPHCSFARWLLCNGSLFRYKHPSEEELRALAGKPRPRGRKERWANGLSEEKPLSVPRDAPFQLETCPLTTVDALEAYYYMLGPAKETNIAVFWCLLTVTFSIKMFLTVTRLYFSAEEGGERSVCLTFAFLFLLLAMLVQVVREETLELGLEPGLASMTQNLEPLLKKQGWDWALPVAKLAIRVGLAVVGSVLGAFLTFPGLRLAQTHRDALTMSEDRPMLQFLLHTSFLSPLFILWLWTKPIARDFLHQPPFGETRFSLLSDSAFDSGRLWLLVVLCLLRLAVTRPHLQAYLCLAKARVEQLRREAGRIEAREIQQRVVRVYCYVTVVSLQYLTPLILTLNCTLLLKTLGGYSWGLGPAPLLSPDPSSASAAPIGSGEDEVQQTAARIAGALGGLLTPLFLRGVLAYLIWWTAACQLLASLFGLYFHQHLAGS, from the exons ATG GCGGTCCTCGGAGTACAGCTGGTGGTGACCCTGCTCACTGCCACCCTCATGCACAGGCTGGCGCCACACTGCTCCTTCGCGCGCTGGCTGCTCTGTAACGGCAG TTTGTTCCGATACAAGCACCCGTCTGAGGAGGAGCTTCGGGCCCTGGCGGGGAAGCCGAGGCCCAGAGGCAGGAAAGAGCG GTGGGCCAATGGCCTTAGTGAGGAGAAGCCACTGTCTGTGCCCCGAGATGCCCCGTTCCAGCTGGAGACCTGCCCCCTCACGACCGTGGATGCCCTGG AGGCCTACTACTACATGCTGGGACCAGCCAAGGAGACTAACATTGCTGTGTTCTGGTGCCTGCTCACGGTGACCTTCTCCAT CAAGATGTTCCTGACAGTGACACGGCTGTACTTCAGCGCCGAGGAGGGGGGTGAGCGCTCTGTCTGCCTCACCTTTGCcttcctcttcctgctgctgGCCATGCTGGTGCAAGTGGTGCGGGAGGAGACCCTCGAGCTGGGCCTGGAGCCTG GTCTGGCCAGCATGACCCAGAACTTAGAGCCACTTCTGAAGAAGCAGGGCTGGGACTGGGC GCTTCCTGTGGCCAAGCTGGCTATCCGCGTGGGACTGGCAGTGGTGGGCTCTGTGCTGGGTGCCTTCCTCACCTTCCCAGGCCTGCGGCTGGCCCAGACCCACCGGGACGCACTGACCATGTCGGAGGACAGACCCATGCTGCA GTTCCTCCTGCACACCAGCTTCCTGTCTCCCCTGTTCATCCTGTGGCTCTGGACAAAGCCCATTGCACGGGACTTCCTGCACCAGCCGCCGTTTGGGGAGACGCGTTTCTCCCT GCTGTCCGATTCTGCCTTCGACTCTGGGCGCCTCTGGTTGCTGGTGGTGCTGTGCCTGCTGCGGCTGGCGGTGACCCGGCCCCACCTGCAGGCCTacctgtgcctggccaaggcccGGGTGGAGCAGCTGCGAAGGGAGGCTGGCCGCATCGAAGCCCGTGAAATCCAGCAGAGG GTGGTCCGAGTCTACTGCTATGTGACCGTGGTGAGCTTGCAGTACCTGACGCCGCTCATCCTCACCCTCAACTGCACACTTCTGCTCAAGACGCTGG GAGGCTATTCCTGGGGCCTGGGCCCAGCTCCTCTACTATCCCCCGACCCATCCTCAGCCAGCGCTGCCCCCATCGGCTCTGGGGAGGACGAAGTCCAGCAGACTGCAGCGCGGATTGCCGGGGCTCTGGGTGGCCTGCTTACTCCCCTCTTCCTCCGTGGCGTCCTGGCCTACCTCATCTGGTGGACGGCTGCCTGCCAGCTGCTCGCCAGCCTTTTCGGCCTCTACTTCCACCAGCACTTGGCAGGCTCCTAG
- the TMEM161A gene encoding transmembrane protein 161A isoform 1 precursor (isoform 1 precursor is encoded by transcript variant 1), translating to MAVLGVQLVVTLLTATLMHRLAPHCSFARWLLCNGSLFRYKHPSEEELRALAGKPRPRGRKERWANGLSEEKPLSVPRDAPFQLETCPLTTVDALVLRFFLEYQWFVDFAVYSGGVYLFTEAYYYMLGPAKETNIAVFWCLLTVTFSIKMFLTVTRLYFSAEEGGERSVCLTFAFLFLLLAMLVQVVREETLELGLEPGLASMTQNLEPLLKKQGWDWALPVAKLAIRVGLAVVGSVLGAFLTFPGLRLAQTHRDALTMSEDRPMLQFLLHTSFLSPLFILWLWTKPIARDFLHQPPFGETRFSLLSDSAFDSGRLWLLVVLCLLRLAVTRPHLQAYLCLAKARVEQLRREAGRIEAREIQQRVVRVYCYVTVVSLQYLTPLILTLNCTLLLKTLGGYSWGLGPAPLLSPDPSSASAAPIGSGEDEVQQTAARIAGALGGLLTPLFLRGVLAYLIWWTAACQLLASLFGLYFHQHLAGS from the exons ATG GCGGTCCTCGGAGTACAGCTGGTGGTGACCCTGCTCACTGCCACCCTCATGCACAGGCTGGCGCCACACTGCTCCTTCGCGCGCTGGCTGCTCTGTAACGGCAG TTTGTTCCGATACAAGCACCCGTCTGAGGAGGAGCTTCGGGCCCTGGCGGGGAAGCCGAGGCCCAGAGGCAGGAAAGAGCG GTGGGCCAATGGCCTTAGTGAGGAGAAGCCACTGTCTGTGCCCCGAGATGCCCCGTTCCAGCTGGAGACCTGCCCCCTCACGACCGTGGATGCCCTGG TCCTGCGCTTCTTCCTGGAGTACCAGTGGTTTGTGGACTTTGCTGTGTACTCGGGCGGCGTGTACCTCTTCACAGAGGCCTACTACTACATGCTGGGACCAGCCAAGGAGACTAACATTGCTGTGTTCTGGTGCCTGCTCACGGTGACCTTCTCCAT CAAGATGTTCCTGACAGTGACACGGCTGTACTTCAGCGCCGAGGAGGGGGGTGAGCGCTCTGTCTGCCTCACCTTTGCcttcctcttcctgctgctgGCCATGCTGGTGCAAGTGGTGCGGGAGGAGACCCTCGAGCTGGGCCTGGAGCCTG GTCTGGCCAGCATGACCCAGAACTTAGAGCCACTTCTGAAGAAGCAGGGCTGGGACTGGGC GCTTCCTGTGGCCAAGCTGGCTATCCGCGTGGGACTGGCAGTGGTGGGCTCTGTGCTGGGTGCCTTCCTCACCTTCCCAGGCCTGCGGCTGGCCCAGACCCACCGGGACGCACTGACCATGTCGGAGGACAGACCCATGCTGCA GTTCCTCCTGCACACCAGCTTCCTGTCTCCCCTGTTCATCCTGTGGCTCTGGACAAAGCCCATTGCACGGGACTTCCTGCACCAGCCGCCGTTTGGGGAGACGCGTTTCTCCCT GCTGTCCGATTCTGCCTTCGACTCTGGGCGCCTCTGGTTGCTGGTGGTGCTGTGCCTGCTGCGGCTGGCGGTGACCCGGCCCCACCTGCAGGCCTacctgtgcctggccaaggcccGGGTGGAGCAGCTGCGAAGGGAGGCTGGCCGCATCGAAGCCCGTGAAATCCAGCAGAGG GTGGTCCGAGTCTACTGCTATGTGACCGTGGTGAGCTTGCAGTACCTGACGCCGCTCATCCTCACCCTCAACTGCACACTTCTGCTCAAGACGCTGG GAGGCTATTCCTGGGGCCTGGGCCCAGCTCCTCTACTATCCCCCGACCCATCCTCAGCCAGCGCTGCCCCCATCGGCTCTGGGGAGGACGAAGTCCAGCAGACTGCAGCGCGGATTGCCGGGGCTCTGGGTGGCCTGCTTACTCCCCTCTTCCTCCGTGGCGTCCTGGCCTACCTCATCTGGTGGACGGCTGCCTGCCAGCTGCTCGCCAGCCTTTTCGGCCTCTACTTCCACCAGCACTTGGCAGGCTCCTAG
- the TMEM161A gene encoding transmembrane protein 161A isoform 2 precursor (isoform 2 precursor is encoded by transcript variant 2): MAVLGVQLVVTLLTATLMHRLAPHCSFARWLLCNGSLFRYKHPSEEELRALAGKPRPRGRKERWANGLSEEKPLSVPRDAPFQLETCPLTTVDALGLASMTQNLEPLLKKQGWDWALPVAKLAIRVGLAVVGSVLGAFLTFPGLRLAQTHRDALTMSEDRPMLQFLLHTSFLSPLFILWLWTKPIARDFLHQPPFGETRFSLLSDSAFDSGRLWLLVVLCLLRLAVTRPHLQAYLCLAKARVEQLRREAGRIEAREIQQRVVRVYCYVTVVSLQYLTPLILTLNCTLLLKTLGGYSWGLGPAPLLSPDPSSASAAPIGSGEDEVQQTAARIAGALGGLLTPLFLRGVLAYLIWWTAACQLLASLFGLYFHQHLAGS, translated from the exons ATG GCGGTCCTCGGAGTACAGCTGGTGGTGACCCTGCTCACTGCCACCCTCATGCACAGGCTGGCGCCACACTGCTCCTTCGCGCGCTGGCTGCTCTGTAACGGCAG TTTGTTCCGATACAAGCACCCGTCTGAGGAGGAGCTTCGGGCCCTGGCGGGGAAGCCGAGGCCCAGAGGCAGGAAAGAGCG GTGGGCCAATGGCCTTAGTGAGGAGAAGCCACTGTCTGTGCCCCGAGATGCCCCGTTCCAGCTGGAGACCTGCCCCCTCACGACCGTGGATGCCCTGG GTCTGGCCAGCATGACCCAGAACTTAGAGCCACTTCTGAAGAAGCAGGGCTGGGACTGGGC GCTTCCTGTGGCCAAGCTGGCTATCCGCGTGGGACTGGCAGTGGTGGGCTCTGTGCTGGGTGCCTTCCTCACCTTCCCAGGCCTGCGGCTGGCCCAGACCCACCGGGACGCACTGACCATGTCGGAGGACAGACCCATGCTGCA GTTCCTCCTGCACACCAGCTTCCTGTCTCCCCTGTTCATCCTGTGGCTCTGGACAAAGCCCATTGCACGGGACTTCCTGCACCAGCCGCCGTTTGGGGAGACGCGTTTCTCCCT GCTGTCCGATTCTGCCTTCGACTCTGGGCGCCTCTGGTTGCTGGTGGTGCTGTGCCTGCTGCGGCTGGCGGTGACCCGGCCCCACCTGCAGGCCTacctgtgcctggccaaggcccGGGTGGAGCAGCTGCGAAGGGAGGCTGGCCGCATCGAAGCCCGTGAAATCCAGCAGAGG GTGGTCCGAGTCTACTGCTATGTGACCGTGGTGAGCTTGCAGTACCTGACGCCGCTCATCCTCACCCTCAACTGCACACTTCTGCTCAAGACGCTGG GAGGCTATTCCTGGGGCCTGGGCCCAGCTCCTCTACTATCCCCCGACCCATCCTCAGCCAGCGCTGCCCCCATCGGCTCTGGGGAGGACGAAGTCCAGCAGACTGCAGCGCGGATTGCCGGGGCTCTGGGTGGCCTGCTTACTCCCCTCTTCCTCCGTGGCGTCCTGGCCTACCTCATCTGGTGGACGGCTGCCTGCCAGCTGCTCGCCAGCCTTTTCGGCCTCTACTTCCACCAGCACTTGGCAGGCTCCTAG